From the Pseudoxanthobacter soli DSM 19599 genome, one window contains:
- a CDS encoding bifunctional [glutamine synthetase] adenylyltransferase/[glutamine synthetase]-adenylyl-L-tyrosine phosphorylase, translating to MAEEQQETPGHVGGRAGDHGALAARFAIELPSEPGASAAAANDLALAARRTGAPGLADALERDERLRSFLGEVFSDAPFLRDLAHIAPERLERLLGEAPEHALERLLAAVDQPMPDEAALMRHMRLLKQEVALLVALCDLGGVWAVSQVTRALARFADACLGACLRLLLVEAHDKGRLTLVDPADPGPGSGFVILAMGKHGAFELNYSSDIDIIVLFDRERIRIADRDEAGTLFVRMTRRLVRMMQERTAEGYVFRVDLRLRPDPGATPLALSVQGALIYYESLGQNWERAALIKARPCAGDIEAGEAFLAEIRPFIWRKSFDYAAVADVHAIKRQIHAVKGHGAIAIAGHDVKLGRGGIREIEFFVQTQQLIAGGREPRLRGRSTREMLAMLAELGWIERSTRDELDRAYVFLRIVEHRIQMVRDEQTHQLPEDPDELARIARLCGFPSVDPFAKVLRGHFQAVQRHYSRLFEQAPQLAADHGSLVFTGAEPDPATIATLKEFGFRNPVEVAEAIRGWHFGRYPAIRSAKARERLTELTPALLEALARTDNVDAAFVAFDRFLSQLPTGIQLFSLLRSNLGLLDLLATIMGSAPRLAGIITRRPRVIDSLLDPAFFGSLPNEVDLSARLDRSLGEARSYEEELDRARIFGQEQAFLIGVRVLTGTIAPGQAGEAYAALADVVVRSLVKAAEYELAKHHGRVPGGSVSVVAMGKLGGREMTASSDLDLILLYDHPEDVSATDGLKPLAPSQYYIRLTQRLVSALSAPTGEGTLYDVDFRLRPSGKAGPLATHIKAFEVYQATDSWTWEQMALTRARPITGDLAFVGRVEQVIRTALTRTRPALAADVADMRRRIEADKGTRDPWDLKQVAGGMVDIEFIAQYLTLAHARERPDLASPNTLVALGRLAHAGILDPEAARVLCPAIGLYQALTQVLRLAVEGPFKPDTAPRGVVELVCRASGEPDIRVLEARLVEVQAEVRACFERIVGKGTAPS from the coding sequence ATGGCGGAAGAACAACAAGAGACGCCGGGACATGTTGGGGGACGCGCGGGCGATCATGGTGCCCTCGCCGCGCGGTTCGCCATCGAGCTTCCCTCCGAACCGGGGGCCTCTGCGGCGGCGGCGAACGACCTCGCGCTGGCGGCACGCCGTACGGGCGCGCCCGGACTCGCGGACGCGCTCGAACGCGACGAGCGGCTGCGTTCTTTCCTCGGCGAAGTGTTCTCCGATGCGCCGTTCCTGCGCGACCTCGCCCACATCGCGCCGGAGAGGCTGGAAAGGCTGCTCGGGGAAGCGCCCGAGCACGCGCTGGAACGCCTGCTCGCGGCGGTCGACCAGCCGATGCCCGACGAGGCGGCGCTGATGCGCCACATGCGGCTTCTCAAGCAGGAAGTCGCGCTGCTCGTCGCGCTGTGCGATCTCGGCGGCGTTTGGGCGGTGTCGCAGGTGACGCGCGCGCTCGCGCGGTTCGCCGATGCCTGCCTCGGCGCCTGCCTGCGCCTTTTGCTGGTCGAAGCCCACGACAAGGGACGCCTCACCCTCGTCGATCCCGCCGACCCGGGGCCGGGATCCGGCTTCGTGATCCTCGCCATGGGCAAGCACGGGGCGTTCGAACTCAACTATTCGAGCGACATCGACATCATCGTGCTGTTCGACCGCGAGCGGATCAGGATCGCCGACCGGGACGAGGCCGGGACGCTGTTCGTGCGCATGACGCGGCGGCTGGTGCGGATGATGCAGGAGCGAACCGCGGAGGGTTATGTGTTCCGCGTCGATCTGCGCCTCCGGCCGGATCCCGGCGCGACGCCGCTGGCGCTCTCCGTGCAGGGCGCGCTGATCTATTACGAAAGCCTCGGCCAGAACTGGGAGCGCGCGGCGCTCATCAAGGCGCGGCCGTGCGCGGGCGACATCGAGGCGGGCGAGGCGTTCCTGGCGGAAATCCGCCCGTTCATCTGGCGCAAGTCGTTCGACTATGCCGCCGTCGCCGATGTCCACGCCATCAAGCGCCAGATTCATGCCGTGAAGGGCCACGGCGCCATCGCCATCGCCGGCCATGACGTGAAACTCGGGCGCGGCGGCATCCGCGAGATCGAGTTCTTCGTGCAGACGCAGCAGCTGATCGCCGGCGGACGCGAGCCGCGGCTGCGCGGCCGCTCGACCCGCGAGATGCTGGCGATGCTCGCCGAACTCGGCTGGATCGAACGCTCGACGCGCGACGAACTCGATCGCGCCTACGTGTTCCTGCGCATCGTCGAGCACCGCATCCAGATGGTGCGCGACGAGCAGACCCACCAGCTTCCGGAAGACCCCGACGAACTCGCGCGCATCGCGCGGCTCTGCGGCTTCCCTTCGGTCGATCCGTTCGCGAAGGTGCTGCGCGGCCATTTCCAGGCCGTGCAGCGGCATTACAGCCGCCTGTTCGAGCAGGCGCCGCAGCTTGCCGCCGATCACGGCAGCCTCGTCTTCACCGGGGCGGAGCCCGATCCCGCCACCATCGCCACCCTGAAGGAATTCGGCTTCCGCAATCCCGTGGAGGTCGCGGAGGCGATCCGCGGCTGGCATTTCGGCCGCTACCCGGCGATCCGTTCGGCCAAGGCCCGCGAGCGGCTGACGGAGCTGACGCCGGCGCTGCTGGAGGCGCTGGCGCGCACCGACAACGTGGATGCGGCATTCGTCGCCTTCGACCGGTTCCTGTCCCAGCTGCCGACGGGCATCCAGCTGTTCTCGCTGCTGCGCTCGAATCTGGGCCTACTCGACCTGCTCGCCACCATCATGGGCTCGGCGCCGCGGCTTGCCGGCATCATCACGAGGCGGCCGCGGGTGATCGATTCCCTGCTCGATCCCGCCTTCTTTGGGTCGCTGCCGAACGAGGTCGATCTTTCCGCGCGGCTCGACCGTTCCCTCGGCGAGGCCCGCTCCTACGAGGAGGAGCTCGACCGCGCCCGCATCTTCGGCCAGGAGCAGGCTTTCCTGATCGGGGTGCGGGTGCTGACGGGCACCATCGCGCCCGGGCAGGCCGGCGAGGCCTATGCCGCGCTCGCCGACGTCGTGGTGCGCTCGCTGGTGAAGGCGGCCGAGTACGAACTCGCCAAGCACCACGGCCGCGTTCCCGGCGGCTCCGTCTCGGTCGTCGCGATGGGCAAGCTCGGCGGGCGGGAGATGACGGCCTCGTCCGATCTCGACCTCATCCTGCTCTACGACCACCCCGAGGACGTGTCCGCGACCGACGGGCTGAAGCCGCTGGCGCCGAGCCAGTATTATATCCGCCTCACCCAGCGGCTCGTCTCGGCGCTGTCGGCGCCGACGGGCGAGGGCACGCTCTACGACGTGGATTTCCGCCTGCGGCCATCCGGCAAGGCCGGGCCGCTCGCGACCCACATCAAGGCGTTCGAGGTCTATCAGGCGACCGATTCCTGGACGTGGGAGCAGATGGCACTGACCCGGGCGCGGCCGATCACCGGCGATCTCGCCTTCGTCGGGCGGGTAGAGCAGGTCATCCGCACCGCCCTGACGCGCACAAGGCCGGCGCTCGCCGCCGACGTGGCGGACATGCGCCGCCGCATCGAGGCCGACAAGGGAACCCGCGATCCGTGGGACCTGAAGCAGGTCGCCGGCGGAATGGTCGACATCGAGTTCATCGCCCAATATCTGACGCTGGCCCACGCGCGGGAGCGGCCCGACCTTGCCTCGCCCAACACCCTCGTCGCTCTCGGGCGTCTCGCCCATGCCGGCATTCTCGACCCGGAGGCAGCGCGGGTGCTCTGCCCGGCGATCGGGCTCTATCAGGCTCTGACGCAGGTGCTGAGGCTCGCCGTCGAGGGGCCGTTCAAGCCGGACACGGCGCCGCGCGGCGTGGTGGAACTCGTCTGCCGGGCGAGCGGCGAGCCCGATATCCGCGTGCTGGAGGCCCGGCTCGTCGAGGTGCAGGCGGAGGTTCGCGCCTGCTTCGAGCGCATCGTCGGCAAAGGCACCGCGCCCTCCTGA
- a CDS encoding PAS domain-containing sensor histidine kinase — translation MARADTADASGRRRAPFSALNAAWARLTATQTTGRAAQGRGTPVALSGHAGLLAAPAYAQLVAKEPLFRRAIPVLTILFILVMAGYRCAALVASYESADRTARDELALLATGVAATIDHDRALSAVAKATAAAELAEKSKGGQKNAKDRAAESAAAADQAAMPLDAVRATPAETIRAALLGVLPSRATLDGRQLMVTDADGKIVVTDPVRPDLEGKTLIDVLGESQPLTTFGAKAGVLELTLVDGTPAFATVHQLADGGSMVAAVQPTDAVFGSWRRDLSANVTLFVCTSGVILVLVYAFFAQSTRARSADTIYASTQVRIDAALMRGRCGLFDWDLARGRMFWSASMYDILGMEPKDDLLGFREVSALIHPEDGDLFAIADGMLTSGAGTLDRMLRMRHADGRWIWLRMRAELAAETDDTTPHLIGIAVDVTEQRALAERSATADMRLRDAIETISEAFVLWDADNRLVMCNSKYQQLHNLPDEAIAAGAPYPTIMRSASQPIVTSEIPAEGYPEEGSRSYEAQLSDGRWLQINERRTKDGGFVSVGTDITALKRHEERLMESERRLRATVADLRQSRQKLESQARQLVELAEKYAEEKTRAEEANRAKSEFLANISHELRTPLNAIIGFSEIMTQGMFGSLGSDKYVEYCQDIHHSGNYLLGVINDILDMSRIEAGQIDLSVEAIDLEEVVSEAARIMSPTASEKDIEVVSAVSQLKMNVDRRAMKQILLNLLSNAVKFTPQGGRVTVRARSDQDGIAVSVEDTGIGIAKKEILRLGQPFVQVENQFTKSHKGSGLGLAIARSLVQLHGGRMDIQSEVGVGTVITVHLPKDPPRRETVQASAA, via the coding sequence ATGGCGCGGGCGGACACCGCCGACGCCTCGGGGCGGCGTCGTGCGCCTTTTTCGGCGTTGAACGCGGCCTGGGCGAGACTGACGGCAACGCAGACGACCGGCCGCGCCGCACAGGGGCGCGGTACACCGGTTGCGCTCTCCGGCCATGCAGGCTTGCTGGCAGCGCCGGCCTATGCCCAGCTCGTCGCCAAGGAGCCGCTGTTCCGCCGGGCCATCCCTGTCCTGACCATTCTGTTCATCCTGGTGATGGCCGGCTATCGCTGCGCCGCGCTCGTCGCGTCGTACGAGAGCGCCGACCGCACCGCACGCGATGAACTCGCGCTGCTCGCGACCGGTGTGGCCGCCACCATCGACCACGACCGCGCCTTGAGCGCCGTGGCGAAGGCGACCGCTGCCGCGGAACTGGCGGAGAAATCGAAGGGCGGCCAGAAGAACGCCAAGGATCGCGCGGCGGAAAGCGCCGCCGCCGCGGATCAGGCCGCGATGCCGCTCGACGCCGTGCGCGCGACGCCGGCCGAGACGATCCGCGCCGCGCTTCTGGGCGTGCTGCCGAGTCGCGCGACCCTCGACGGCCGCCAGCTCATGGTCACCGACGCCGACGGCAAGATCGTCGTCACCGATCCGGTGCGGCCGGACCTCGAAGGCAAGACGCTGATCGACGTGCTCGGCGAATCCCAGCCGCTGACGACGTTCGGCGCCAAGGCCGGCGTTCTCGAACTCACCCTCGTCGACGGCACGCCCGCCTTCGCCACCGTGCACCAGCTCGCCGACGGCGGCAGCATGGTCGCCGCCGTGCAGCCGACCGACGCGGTGTTCGGCTCCTGGCGCCGCGACCTTTCCGCCAACGTCACGCTGTTCGTCTGCACCAGCGGCGTGATCCTGGTGCTGGTCTATGCCTTCTTCGCGCAATCGACCCGCGCCCGCTCGGCCGACACCATCTACGCCTCGACGCAGGTGCGCATCGATGCCGCGCTGATGCGCGGGCGCTGCGGCCTGTTCGACTGGGATCTCGCCCGGGGGCGGATGTTCTGGTCGGCCTCGATGTACGACATCCTCGGCATGGAGCCGAAGGACGACCTGCTCGGGTTCCGCGAAGTCTCCGCCCTGATCCATCCCGAGGACGGCGACCTGTTCGCCATCGCCGACGGGATGCTGACGAGCGGCGCCGGCACGCTGGACCGCATGCTGCGGATGCGCCACGCCGACGGCCGCTGGATCTGGCTGCGGATGCGCGCCGAACTCGCCGCCGAGACCGACGACACCACGCCGCACCTCATCGGCATCGCCGTCGACGTCACCGAACAGCGCGCGCTTGCCGAGCGTTCCGCGACGGCCGACATGCGCCTGCGCGACGCCATCGAGACCATCTCGGAAGCGTTCGTGCTGTGGGACGCCGACAACCGCCTGGTGATGTGCAACTCGAAATACCAGCAGCTTCACAACCTGCCGGACGAGGCCATCGCCGCCGGAGCGCCCTACCCGACCATCATGCGCTCCGCCAGCCAGCCGATCGTCACCTCCGAGATCCCCGCCGAGGGCTATCCGGAGGAGGGCTCTCGCTCCTACGAGGCGCAGCTTTCCGACGGCCGCTGGCTCCAGATCAACGAGCGGCGCACCAAGGACGGCGGCTTCGTCTCGGTTGGCACCGACATCACCGCGCTGAAGCGGCACGAGGAGCGGCTGATGGAAAGCGAGCGGCGGCTGCGCGCCACCGTCGCGGACCTGCGCCAGTCGCGCCAGAAGCTGGAGAGCCAGGCCCGCCAGCTCGTCGAGCTCGCCGAGAAATATGCCGAGGAGAAGACCCGCGCGGAGGAAGCCAACCGCGCGAAGTCGGAATTCCTCGCCAATATCAGCCACGAACTCCGCACGCCGCTGAACGCGATCATCGGCTTCTCGGAAATCATGACCCAGGGCATGTTCGGCTCGCTCGGCTCCGACAAGTACGTCGAATACTGCCAGGACATCCACCACAGCGGCAATTATCTGCTCGGCGTGATCAACGACATTCTCGACATGTCGCGGATCGAGGCCGGCCAGATCGATCTCTCGGTGGAAGCCATCGACTTGGAGGAGGTCGTTTCCGAGGCGGCGCGGATCATGTCGCCGACCGCCTCCGAGAAGGACATCGAGGTCGTCTCGGCCGTGTCGCAGCTGAAGATGAACGTCGACCGCCGTGCGATGAAGCAGATCCTCCTGAACCTGCTGTCCAACGCGGTGAAGTTCACGCCCCAGGGCGGCCGCGTGACCGTGCGGGCCCGCTCCGACCAGGACGGCATCGCCGTTTCGGTCGAGGACACCGGTATCGGCATCGCGAAGAAGGAAATCCTGCGTCTCGGCCAGCCGTTCGTGCAGGTGGAGAACCAGTTCACCAAGAGCCACAAGGGCTCGGGCCTCGGGCTCGCGATCGCCCGCTCGCTGGTGCAGCTCCACGGCGGGCGGATGGACATCCAGTCCGAAGTCGGCGTCGGCACGGTCATCACCGTGCACCTGCCGAAGGACCCGCCGCGCCGCGAGACCGTTCAGGCCTCCGCAGCCTGA
- the pepN gene encoding aminopeptidase N, with the protein MSRHAGQAVRLADYQPTLYAIETVDLDFLLSPHATLVTARLAIVPRDGTDAGAPLVLDGDGLTLVSVSLDGRPLAAEAFTATPDGLTVATPPARPFTLEIVTEIDPEANLALSGLYRSRGTYCTQCEAEGFRRITYFLDRPDVLSIYTTRIEAPVAEAPILLANGNQIVSGTSADGTRHFAVWHDPYPKPSYLFAMVAGDLALVRDDFVTASGREVDLRIYVEHGNEDRATYAMDALKRSMRWDEEAFGREYDLDIFMIVAVSDFNMGAMENKGLNIFNDKYVLAAPETATDQDYTGIEGVIAHEYFHNWTGNRITCRDWFQLCLKEGLTVFRDQEFSSDQRSRPVKRISDVRTLRAQQFTEDAGPLAHPVRPEIYHEINNFYTATVYEKGAELIRALKTLIGADAFARGMDLYFDRHDGDAATIEDFLACFAEASGSDLAPFLMWYRQAGTPRVTARGTYDAEARRFTLDLAQTCPPTPGQPTKLPVPIPVRFGLVGPNGADLDVTAVSGATVKDDVIHLTEASQTVVFEGVAARPVPSLLRAFSAPVVLDIDLPLEDRLFLLGHDSDPFNRWEAAQAIATVALKAAAAAIAAGGTSPETDRSFVSALGTVAADETLDHAFRALVLQLPSETDIAREIGSDVDPTAIAAARRNMRRAIAEALADTFAGLYDRLSTAEPFRPDAAGAGRRAFRNTLLDYLSLVPAGAGRMERHYDTADNMTDRLAALTALVFTGAAGAEAALADFYDRFKDHPLAIDKWFVVQATAPSDDTLDTVRRLTGHPAFAFTNPNRVRSLVGAFSMANPAQFNRPDGAGYAFLASTAIDLDPRNPQLAARLLGAFRSWRTMEPGRRAKAEVELRRIAAVRPLSPDVTDIVGRCLA; encoded by the coding sequence ATGTCGCGACATGCCGGACAGGCCGTTCGCCTCGCCGACTACCAGCCGACGCTCTACGCGATCGAAACCGTCGACCTGGACTTCCTGCTCTCGCCGCATGCGACCCTCGTCACGGCGAGGCTCGCCATCGTCCCGCGTGACGGCACGGACGCCGGCGCCCCGCTCGTCCTCGACGGCGACGGCCTGACCCTCGTGTCGGTTTCCCTCGACGGCCGTCCCCTGGCGGCCGAGGCCTTCACCGCGACGCCCGACGGATTGACCGTCGCCACGCCGCCGGCTCGCCCATTCACGCTGGAAATCGTCACCGAGATCGATCCGGAAGCCAATCTGGCGCTGAGCGGGCTCTATCGCAGCCGCGGCACCTACTGCACCCAGTGCGAGGCCGAGGGCTTCCGCCGCATCACCTATTTCCTCGACCGGCCGGACGTGCTGTCGATCTACACCACCCGCATCGAGGCGCCGGTGGCCGAGGCCCCGATCCTGCTCGCCAACGGCAACCAGATCGTCTCCGGCACCTCGGCGGACGGCACCCGCCACTTCGCCGTCTGGCACGATCCCTATCCGAAGCCGAGCTACCTGTTCGCCATGGTGGCGGGCGATCTCGCCCTCGTGCGCGACGATTTCGTCACCGCCTCGGGCCGCGAGGTCGACCTTCGCATCTATGTCGAGCACGGCAACGAGGACCGCGCGACCTATGCGATGGACGCCCTGAAGCGTTCGATGCGCTGGGACGAGGAGGCGTTCGGCCGCGAATACGATCTCGATATCTTCATGATCGTTGCGGTGTCGGACTTCAACATGGGGGCGATGGAGAACAAGGGCCTCAACATCTTCAACGACAAATATGTCCTTGCCGCGCCGGAGACTGCGACCGATCAGGACTATACCGGCATCGAGGGCGTGATCGCCCACGAATATTTCCACAACTGGACGGGTAACCGCATCACCTGCCGCGACTGGTTCCAGCTCTGCCTGAAGGAAGGGCTGACCGTGTTCCGCGATCAGGAGTTCTCCTCCGACCAGCGCTCGCGCCCGGTGAAGCGGATTTCGGATGTGCGCACCCTTCGCGCCCAGCAGTTCACCGAGGATGCCGGGCCGCTCGCCCACCCGGTCCGACCAGAAATCTACCACGAAATCAACAACTTCTACACCGCGACGGTCTACGAGAAGGGCGCAGAGCTGATCCGCGCCCTGAAGACGCTCATCGGCGCCGATGCGTTCGCCCGGGGCATGGACCTCTATTTCGACCGCCACGACGGCGACGCGGCGACCATCGAGGACTTCCTCGCCTGCTTCGCCGAAGCCTCCGGCTCCGATCTCGCGCCCTTCCTGATGTGGTATCGTCAGGCCGGCACGCCGCGCGTGACCGCGCGCGGCACGTATGACGCCGAGGCCCGCCGTTTCACCCTCGATCTCGCCCAAACCTGCCCGCCGACACCCGGCCAGCCGACCAAGCTGCCCGTGCCGATCCCGGTGCGCTTCGGGCTCGTCGGGCCGAACGGGGCCGATCTCGACGTCACCGCCGTCTCCGGCGCCACGGTGAAGGACGACGTTATCCATTTGACCGAGGCCAGCCAGACCGTGGTGTTCGAGGGCGTGGCGGCACGTCCTGTGCCGTCGCTGCTGCGCGCGTTCTCGGCACCCGTGGTGCTCGACATCGATCTGCCGCTCGAGGACAGGCTGTTCCTGCTCGGTCACGACAGCGATCCGTTCAACCGCTGGGAGGCCGCTCAGGCCATCGCCACCGTTGCCCTGAAGGCCGCGGCCGCCGCGATCGCTGCAGGGGGCACGTCCCCGGAAACCGACCGCAGTTTCGTCTCCGCTCTCGGTACCGTGGCCGCCGACGAGACCCTGGACCACGCCTTCCGCGCCCTCGTGCTCCAGCTTCCGAGCGAGACCGACATCGCCCGCGAGATCGGCTCCGACGTTGACCCGACCGCCATCGCCGCGGCGCGCCGGAACATGCGCCGCGCGATCGCCGAGGCCCTCGCCGACACCTTCGCCGGCCTCTACGACCGGCTGTCGACCGCCGAGCCGTTCCGCCCCGATGCCGCCGGCGCAGGCCGGCGCGCGTTCCGCAACACCCTGCTCGACTATCTCTCGCTGGTGCCCGCGGGCGCCGGACGGATGGAGCGGCATTACGATACCGCCGACAACATGACCGATCGCCTCGCCGCCCTGACGGCGCTGGTCTTCACCGGCGCTGCCGGGGCCGAGGCCGCGCTCGCCGACTTCTACGACCGCTTCAAGGACCACCCGCTCGCGATCGACAAGTGGTTCGTGGTGCAGGCGACCGCGCCGTCGGACGACACGCTCGATACCGTTCGCCGCCTCACCGGCCATCCGGCATTCGCCTTCACCAATCCGAACCGGGTGCGCTCGCTGGTCGGCGCGTTCTCGATGGCCAACCCCGCCCAGTTCAACCGGCCGGACGGCGCGGGCTATGCCTTCCTCGCCTCCACCGCCATCGATCTCGATCCGCGCAACCCTCAGCTCGCCGCGCGCCTGCTGGGCGCGTTCCGGTCGTGGCGCACGATGGAGCCGGGCCGGCGCGCCAAGGCGGAGGTGGAGCTGCGCCGCATCGCGGCGGTGCGGCCGCTTTCGCCCGATGTGACCGATATCGTCGGCCGCTGTCTCGCGTGA
- a CDS encoding DMT family transporter — translation MPGNAPPRRTMTPLEWGMLLILSVVWGGSFFFNRVAVQELPVFTVVVSRVALAAIILTVILRLRGERLPTSGRVWAAFFGMGFLNNAVPFLLIVWGQQFIASGVASILNASTPLFTVLFAHFLTTDEKLSGGRLAGVLIGFAGVAVMIGPDAFRALGGNLAAQLACLGAAVSYAFAGIFGRRFRAMGVTPITTAAGQVIASSTMLLPVMLVVDRPWTLPLPSVAALGALVALAAVSTAFAYVLFFRILSTAGATNIVLVTFLVPVSAILLGVAFLGERLRPEHLAGMALIGAGLAAIDGRLWRRLNPRAARDG, via the coding sequence ATGCCCGGTAACGCGCCGCCCCGCCGCACCATGACGCCGCTCGAATGGGGGATGCTGCTCATCCTCTCGGTGGTGTGGGGTGGCTCGTTCTTCTTCAACCGCGTCGCCGTGCAGGAGTTGCCGGTGTTCACGGTGGTGGTGTCGCGGGTGGCACTGGCGGCCATCATCCTCACCGTGATCCTGAGGCTACGGGGCGAACGGCTGCCGACGAGCGGGCGCGTCTGGGCCGCCTTCTTCGGCATGGGATTTCTCAACAACGCGGTCCCCTTTCTGCTGATCGTCTGGGGGCAGCAGTTCATCGCGTCCGGCGTCGCCTCGATCCTGAATGCCTCGACGCCGCTGTTCACAGTGCTGTTCGCGCATTTCCTGACGACTGACGAGAAGCTGAGCGGAGGACGGCTCGCGGGCGTGCTCATCGGCTTCGCCGGTGTCGCCGTGATGATCGGTCCCGATGCCTTCCGCGCGCTCGGCGGCAATCTGGCGGCGCAGCTCGCCTGCCTCGGAGCGGCGGTGTCCTATGCCTTCGCGGGCATCTTCGGGCGACGGTTCCGGGCGATGGGCGTCACGCCGATCACGACGGCGGCGGGGCAGGTGATCGCGTCGAGCACCATGCTGCTTCCGGTCATGCTCGTCGTCGACCGGCCATGGACGCTGCCGCTGCCGAGCGTGGCCGCGCTCGGGGCCCTCGTGGCGCTGGCGGCGGTGTCGACCGCCTTCGCCTATGTGCTGTTCTTCCGGATTCTCTCGACCGCAGGCGCGACCAACATCGTGCTGGTGACGTTCCTCGTTCCCGTCAGCGCCATTCTGCTGGGCGTTGCCTTCCTCGGCGAGCGCCTGCGGCCGGAGCATCTCGCCGGCATGGCGCTGATCGGCGCCGGCCTCGCGGCGATCGACGGCCGCCTCTGGCGCCGTCTCAATCCCCGCGCCGCCCGGGACGGGTGA
- a CDS encoding adenylate/guanylate cyclase domain-containing protein, translated as MKRETSTMPPPASPVVPSGSEGSSARAEAPSRGDAPARWTVPLGWVLGGGYGLLLFVSLVIVLSIAVTSNYNNTYSLLRDKAILVMDLLSSRISDQLAPAELAANDIASLYAAGAFETDRQDDRQMLALLEGALVGNSSVGGAVIYDRNFDVVGFYRSNDGAIQKLADGSVEALSEGDRKVLSAMPAHAGATWEPLRFTAGNLVASVAAPLDRDGQRGGYVVAAVTAEALSHVVAELGQGTRVTAFLLDSKGQVFAHSGGSALKLPDAINRNHGWVTPADIGDRVLVAYEDEDQPATLARVAGDINIDQVEVGEDSYIIITRQLNRFGAKPWTVGAYMLSADTLDQLRGLYGSVIAGIVMIVIAIALALWIARRIARSIGQLRTEADRIAALDLDAARQVPSSRIAEFDSGARAFNNMLEAVRAFSRYVPSGLVRRLMRFGFAAATRPERRIAAIMFTDLAGFTTLSEELSPEDVSLLLNRHFSALVACVEAENGTVDKFLGDGMMAVWAEGSPAENAARAARAAVAIARAVEESAAQARAEGALVLRVRIGLHVGPVIIGNLGATERVNYTTIGDTVNVASRLEAFGKTLADADAQDAVVLATGDLVQLADPGIRCAAIGATALRGRSGALTVYRILPHAAP; from the coding sequence ATGAAGCGCGAAACGTCCACGATGCCGCCGCCAGCGTCGCCCGTCGTGCCTTCCGGCAGCGAGGGAAGCTCCGCGCGTGCCGAAGCGCCGTCGAGAGGCGACGCGCCCGCTCGGTGGACCGTTCCGCTCGGCTGGGTGCTGGGCGGCGGCTACGGGCTTCTGCTGTTCGTCTCGCTCGTGATCGTGCTGTCGATCGCGGTCACCAGCAACTACAACAACACCTACAGTCTGCTCCGCGACAAGGCGATCCTGGTGATGGATCTCCTGTCGAGCCGCATCTCCGACCAGCTCGCCCCGGCGGAACTCGCCGCCAACGACATCGCCTCGCTTTACGCCGCTGGCGCTTTCGAGACGGATCGGCAGGACGACCGGCAGATGCTGGCGCTGCTGGAAGGCGCCCTCGTCGGCAATTCGTCCGTCGGCGGCGCGGTGATCTACGACCGGAATTTCGATGTCGTCGGGTTTTACCGGTCGAACGACGGCGCGATCCAGAAGCTCGCCGACGGCTCGGTGGAGGCGCTCAGCGAAGGCGATCGGAAGGTGCTCTCCGCGATGCCGGCGCACGCCGGCGCGACATGGGAGCCCCTGCGCTTCACCGCGGGCAACCTCGTCGCCAGCGTCGCCGCCCCCCTCGACCGCGACGGCCAGCGCGGGGGCTATGTCGTCGCCGCGGTCACGGCGGAAGCGCTCAGCCACGTCGTCGCCGAACTGGGGCAGGGCACGCGCGTCACGGCCTTTCTGCTCGATTCAAAGGGGCAGGTGTTCGCCCACTCCGGTGGCTCGGCGCTCAAGCTCCCCGACGCGATCAACCGCAACCACGGCTGGGTCACGCCGGCCGACATCGGCGACCGGGTGCTCGTCGCCTACGAGGATGAAGACCAGCCCGCGACGCTCGCCCGGGTCGCCGGCGACATCAACATCGACCAGGTGGAGGTGGGCGAGGATTCCTACATCATCATCACCCGCCAGCTGAACAGGTTCGGCGCGAAGCCTTGGACCGTCGGCGCCTACATGCTGTCCGCCGATACCCTCGACCAGCTGCGCGGCCTCTATGGATCGGTCATCGCCGGCATCGTGATGATCGTCATCGCCATCGCGCTCGCGCTCTGGATCGCGCGGCGCATTGCAAGGTCGATCGGCCAGCTTCGCACCGAGGCCGATCGCATCGCCGCGCTCGACCTCGACGCCGCCCGCCAGGTTCCGTCGAGCCGCATCGCCGAGTTCGACAGCGGCGCGCGCGCCTTCAACAACATGCTGGAGGCCGTGCGGGCCTTCTCGCGCTATGTGCCGAGCGGGCTCGTTCGCCGGCTGATGCGGTTCGGCTTCGCCGCCGCGACCCGGCCCGAGCGGCGCATCGCGGCGATCATGTTCACCGACCTCGCCGGCTTCACCACGCTCTCCGAGGAACTCAGCCCCGAGGACGTGTCGCTGCTGCTGAACCGCCATTTCAGCGCGCTGGTCGCCTGCGTCGAAGCGGAGAACGGCACCGTCGACAAGTTCCTCGGCGACGGCATGATGGCGGTGTGGGCCGAAGGCTCGCCTGCGGAGAACGCCGCTCGCGCCGCCCGCGCCGCCGTCGCCATCGCCCGCGCGGTCGAGGAAAGCGCGGCGCAGGCCCGCGCCGAAGGCGCTCTGGTGCTGCGGGTCCGCATCGGGCTTCACGTCGGCCCGGTGATCATCGGCAATCTCGGCGCGACCGAGCGCGTCAACTACACCACCATCGGCGATACGGTGAACGTCGCTTCACGGCTGGAGGCGTTCGGCAAGACACTCGCCGACGCCGACGCGCAGGATGCCGTGGTTCTGGCGACCGGCGATCTGGTCCAACTCGCCGATCCCGGCATTCGCTGTGCGGCGATCGGCGCGACCGCGCTCAGGGGCCGCTCCGGCGCGCTCACCGTCTACCGCATTCTGCCTCACGCGGCGCCGTGA